A window from Telopea speciosissima isolate NSW1024214 ecotype Mountain lineage chromosome 8, Tspe_v1, whole genome shotgun sequence encodes these proteins:
- the LOC122671753 gene encoding rubredoxin codes for MASATTRPTFSFHLHSSHTQPSRTRPKTLVSIPTFHSQKLLVSPSYNPPRLQFTSKSVDVSKEDKPISGEPDLTSASDDTPIPETEKFDKRRLEERFAVLNTGIYECRSCGHRFDEAVGDPSYPIPPGLQFDKLPEDWRCPTCGAAKSFFVSKSVEIAGFAQNQQFGLGGNALTSGQKAVLIFGSLFLIFLLFLSGYFLQ; via the coding sequence ATGGCTTCTGCTACAACAAGACCGACCTTCTCGTTCCACCTCCACTCTTCACACACTCAACCATCACGCACGAGGCCAAAAACCCTTGTCAGCATTCCCACTTTCCACTCCCAGAAACTCCTTGTTTCGCCCTCTTACAATCCCCCAAGACTGCAATTCACTTCAAAATCCGTGGACGTCTCCAAAGAAGACAAACCCATTTCTGGAGAACCGGATTTAACGTCAGCTTCCGATGATACTCCAATTCCAGAAACGGAGAAATTCGATAAGCGTCGTCTGGAAGAGCGGTTCGCAGTATTAAACACCGGCATCTACGAGTGTCGCTCTTGTGGTCACCGGTTCGATGAGGCTGTCGGTGACCCATCGTACCCAATCCCTCCGGGACTGCAATTCGATAAATTGCCCGAAGACTGGAGGTGCCCGACCTGCGGGGCGGCTAAGTCGTTCTTCGTAAGCAAAAGTGTGGAGATAGCCGGTTTTGCTCAAAATCAGCAGTTTGGGCTGGGCGGGAATGCACTCACGTCTGGGCAGAAGGCGGTGCTTATATTTGGGagcctcttcctcatctttctGCTGTTCCTTTCTGGCTATTTTCTGCAATAA
- the LOC122671751 gene encoding probable transcription factor At3g04930 isoform X2, whose amino-acid sequence MSFLTDSCFNFRYNIEELEDDDLIIAQPPEDDEEEEDEEEDINSVSPSTSSSSEDNPNKDSSSNVVQQNPTNSTTITTAFASSIPPPATALNGSADEKAAPAAGSSPDHKRQRTSSDVTATPSAVASEGKKPPALDDSRRLFQRLWTDGDEIGLLQGFLDYTMQRGTHNSSHHHDTAPFYDQIKTQLHLDFNKNQLVEKLRRLKKKYRNVLNRISSGKEFSFKSPHDQATFEISRKIWSSTGGTVGVGVEEVVLEDEEGNPNPTSNTTNCNENFHNINNNSNVDANKSEIKMSRSQRRSRKRAAEDHLSNYHNQTTSSIPNVIEDTVRSCLSPLFKELLYCAISSGGPCNAGGYGGGLALNPLPLNFGGNNSLNFSGGEVVDEKWRKQQILELEVYSKRIELVQDQIKSALEKLKSMDG is encoded by the exons ATGTCCTTCCTcactgattcatgctttaacTTCAGGTACAACATAGAGGAGTTAG aagatgatgactTGATAATAGCCCAGCCTCCCGAAGAcgatgaggaggaagaagacgaggaGGAGGATATCAACTCCGTTTCTCCTTCAACGTCTTCCTCGTCCGAAGACAACCCTAACAAGGATTCTTCTTCTAACGTTGTccaacaaaaccccaccaactctaccaccatcaccactgcCTTCGCCTCCTCCATCCCTCCCCCCGCCACCGCCCTCAATGGATCCGCCGACGAAAAGGCAGCACCGGCCGCCGGCTCATCGCCCGACCACAAGCGTCAGCGGACCTCCTCCGATGTCACCGCTACCCCCTCTGCTGTTGCTTCCGAAGGGAAGAAACCCCCCGCCTTGGACGACTCTCGCCGTCTATTCCAACGGCTGTGGACCGATGGGGACGAGATTGGACTTTTACAAGGCTTCCTCGACTACACGATGCAGCGAGGAACCCACAATTCTTCTCACCATCATGACACGGCCCCTTTCTACGACCAGATCAAGACTCAATTGCATCTCGATTTCAACAAGAACCAGCTCGTCGAGAAGCTCCGTAGGTTGAAAAAGAAGTACCGCAACGTCCTCAATCGGATCAGTTCCGGCAAAGAATTCTCCTTTAAGAGTCCTCACGACCAAGCCACCTTCGAGATCTCTCGCAAGATTTGGAGCAGTACTGGCGGCACTGTTGGGGTAGGAGTCGAAGAGGTTGTATTGGAAGACGAAGAAGGGAATCCAAATCCTACGAGCAACACCACCAACTGTAACGAGAATTTCCACAATATCAACAACAATTCCAACGTTGATGCGAATAAATCTGAGATTAAGATGTCGAGGTCACAGAGACGGTCTCGAAAGAGAGCTGCGGAGGATCACTTATCAAATTATCATAATCAGACCACTTCATCAATTCCGAATGTTATCGAAGATACGGTGAGGAGTTGCCTCTCGCCTCTGTTCAAGGAGTTGCTCTATTGCGCCATCAGTAGTGGTGGGCCTTGTAACGCTGGGGGATATGGTGGTGGTCTGGCTCTGAATCCCCTTCCCCTGAACTTTGGAGGCAATAATTCCTTGAATTTTTCCGGTGGGGAGGTCGTTGACGAGAAGTGGAGGAAGCAGCAGATATTGGAATTGGAGGTGTACTCGAAACGGATTGAACTAGTGCAAGATCAGATCAAGTCTGCGTTAGAGAAGCTGAAATCGATGGATGGATAA
- the LOC122671751 gene encoding probable transcription factor At3g04930 isoform X1, translating into MSPNEEEQKISGGDGSGGGGGEVEEEVDDEESEEDGDIDEEEEEDDDLIIAQPPEDDEEEEDEEEDINSVSPSTSSSSEDNPNKDSSSNVVQQNPTNSTTITTAFASSIPPPATALNGSADEKAAPAAGSSPDHKRQRTSSDVTATPSAVASEGKKPPALDDSRRLFQRLWTDGDEIGLLQGFLDYTMQRGTHNSSHHHDTAPFYDQIKTQLHLDFNKNQLVEKLRRLKKKYRNVLNRISSGKEFSFKSPHDQATFEISRKIWSSTGGTVGVGVEEVVLEDEEGNPNPTSNTTNCNENFHNINNNSNVDANKSEIKMSRSQRRSRKRAAEDHLSNYHNQTTSSIPNVIEDTVRSCLSPLFKELLYCAISSGGPCNAGGYGGGLALNPLPLNFGGNNSLNFSGGEVVDEKWRKQQILELEVYSKRIELVQDQIKSALEKLKSMDG; encoded by the coding sequence atgtctcccaacgaagaagaacagaaaatcAGCGGTGGCGACGGCAGCGGCGGAGGCGGCggagaagtggaagaagaagttgaTGATGAAGAGAGCGAAGAAGATGGAGAtatagatgaagaagaagaagaagatgatgactTGATAATAGCCCAGCCTCCCGAAGAcgatgaggaggaagaagacgaggaGGAGGATATCAACTCCGTTTCTCCTTCAACGTCTTCCTCGTCCGAAGACAACCCTAACAAGGATTCTTCTTCTAACGTTGTccaacaaaaccccaccaactctaccaccatcaccactgcCTTCGCCTCCTCCATCCCTCCCCCCGCCACCGCCCTCAATGGATCCGCCGACGAAAAGGCAGCACCGGCCGCCGGCTCATCGCCCGACCACAAGCGTCAGCGGACCTCCTCCGATGTCACCGCTACCCCCTCTGCTGTTGCTTCCGAAGGGAAGAAACCCCCCGCCTTGGACGACTCTCGCCGTCTATTCCAACGGCTGTGGACCGATGGGGACGAGATTGGACTTTTACAAGGCTTCCTCGACTACACGATGCAGCGAGGAACCCACAATTCTTCTCACCATCATGACACGGCCCCTTTCTACGACCAGATCAAGACTCAATTGCATCTCGATTTCAACAAGAACCAGCTCGTCGAGAAGCTCCGTAGGTTGAAAAAGAAGTACCGCAACGTCCTCAATCGGATCAGTTCCGGCAAAGAATTCTCCTTTAAGAGTCCTCACGACCAAGCCACCTTCGAGATCTCTCGCAAGATTTGGAGCAGTACTGGCGGCACTGTTGGGGTAGGAGTCGAAGAGGTTGTATTGGAAGACGAAGAAGGGAATCCAAATCCTACGAGCAACACCACCAACTGTAACGAGAATTTCCACAATATCAACAACAATTCCAACGTTGATGCGAATAAATCTGAGATTAAGATGTCGAGGTCACAGAGACGGTCTCGAAAGAGAGCTGCGGAGGATCACTTATCAAATTATCATAATCAGACCACTTCATCAATTCCGAATGTTATCGAAGATACGGTGAGGAGTTGCCTCTCGCCTCTGTTCAAGGAGTTGCTCTATTGCGCCATCAGTAGTGGTGGGCCTTGTAACGCTGGGGGATATGGTGGTGGTCTGGCTCTGAATCCCCTTCCCCTGAACTTTGGAGGCAATAATTCCTTGAATTTTTCCGGTGGGGAGGTCGTTGACGAGAAGTGGAGGAAGCAGCAGATATTGGAATTGGAGGTGTACTCGAAACGGATTGAACTAGTGCAAGATCAGATCAAGTCTGCGTTAGAGAAGCTGAAATCGATGGATGGATAA
- the LOC122672571 gene encoding uncharacterized protein LOC122672571 — translation MGSRNGVFSARSAYHLLSNKESSHRLSTASDSRIHDWSMVPADVWKIIWICSTLPKIQRFLWRACVCGLATGDALTRRNVAADPLCGRCGECETISHLLLGCSYARVGEWEEGIPIIDSLVKLCLFFLWLSRTDLVFGHKIWQPNEVICAAVKAFQEFVDIQTTVDTTPSTVSLPQQWIVPPAGYVKCNCDSSLSMDSCKSGIGFICRDHSGAPMVAISDPVSFSDVLVGEATVIRLALLEIISTRYARVMVESDNINLVTYIRDGGGTSPLLI, via the exons ATGGGGAGTCGAAATGGTGTTTTCTCTGCTCGGAGTGCTTATCATCTCCTTTCAAATAAGGAGTCTTCTCATCGTTTATCTACTGCATCTGATTCAAGGATTCATGACTGGAGTATGGTTCCCGCTGATGTATGGAAAATCATCTGGATTTGTAGTACTTTACCCAAGATCCAACGGTTTCTATGGCGGGCTTGTGTTTGTGGACTTGCAACAGGAGATGCTCTAACTCGGCGTAATGTCGCTGCTGATCCGTTGTGTGGTCGTTGTGGTGAATGTGAAACAATTTCACATCTTCTATTAGGCTGTTCATATGCCCGAGTGGGCGAGTG GGAAGAAGGAATCCCAATCATTGATAGCCTTGTGAagctttgtttgttttttttatggttaTCACGTACTGATCTGGTGTTTGGGCATAAAATATGGCAACCAAATGAGGTAATTTGTGCAGCGGTTAAAGCATTCCAGGAATTCGTTGATATTCAAACTACTGTTGATACTACTCCATCAACTGTATCATTACCTCAACAATGGATAGTGCCACCTGCAGGTTATGTAAAATGCAACTGTGATTCCAGTTTGTCTATGGATTCCTGCAAATCGGGGATTGGATTCATTTGTAGAGATCATAGTGGAGCCCCAATGGTTGCAATATCAGATCCAGTTTCTTTTTCTGATGTTTTGGTTGGTGAGGCAACTGTAATTCGATTGGCATTGTTGGAGATTATTTCAACTCGGTATGCGCGAGTCATGGTTGAGTCTGACAATATAAATCTGGTTACATACATTAGGGATGGTGGAGGGACTTCTCCTTTATTGATTTGA
- the LOC122671752 gene encoding G patch domain-containing protein 8, whose product METRWHDSKPEASNDDKQQREEVYETSLIEDMGEDFRLPINHKPTENPDLDNVEQASLETQLTSSNIGFRLLQKMGWKGKGLGKDEQGIVEPIKAGIRDPKLGIGKQEQDDFFTDEENVQRKKLDIELEETEENAKKREVIAEREQKIQTEVKEIRKVFYCDLCNKQYKLAMEFEVHLSSYDHNHRKRFKEMKELHGSSNRDDRQKREQLRQEKEMAKFTQIANANKQLQQLQQDQSGATPITRAMGSATALEDLDQRKTLKFGFSSRGASSKNSFSTALKKSKVPVKVSSVFGNDSDEE is encoded by the exons ATGGAAACAAGATGGCATGATAGCAAACCGGAAGCAAGCAATGACGATAAACAGCAAAGAGAGGAG GTTTATGAGACTTCCCTCATTGAAGATATGGGAGAGGATTTTCGTCTGCCAATTAATCACAAGCCAACTGAAAATCCTGATCTAGACAATGTGGAGCAGGCGTCATTGGAGACGCAGCTAACATCATCTAACATAGGGTTTAGGCTTCTCCAGAAGATGGGCTGGAAAGGGAAGGGCCTTGGAAAAGATGAACAAG GAATAGTTGAACCAATAAAAGCTGGCATAAGAGATCCCAAATTAGGAATTGGGAAACAAGAGCAAGATGATTTTTTCACTGATGAAGAGAATGTTCAACGGAAAAAGCTTGATATTGAGCTAGAGGAGACTGAGGAGAATGCAAAAAAGCGAGAG GTGATAGCAGAACGTGAGCAGAAAATTCAAACCGAGGTGAAAGAAATACGGAAAGTGTTCTATTGTGATCTTTGCAACAAACAGTACAAATTGGCCATGGAATTTGAAGTTCACCTTAGTTCATATGACCACAATCACCGTAAG CGAttcaaagaaatgaaagaattgCATGGTAGCAGCAACCGTGACGACAGGCAAAAGCGAGAACAACTACGTCAGGAAAAGGAGATGGCCAAGTTCACTCAGAT TGCAAATGCCAATAAGCAACTGCAGCAACTACAACAAGACCAATCCGGGGCAACTCCGATTACCAGAGCAATGGGAAGTGCTACTGCACTTGAAGATCTGGACCAGCGGAAGACATTgaaatttgggttttcttctaGAGGTGCTTCATCCAAG AACTCATTTAGCACTGCTTTAAAGAAGTCGAAAGTACCAGTAAAGGTATCATCTGTTTTTGGGAATGATAGCGATGAAGAATAG